One segment of Segatella copri DNA contains the following:
- a CDS encoding SusC/RagA family TonB-linked outer membrane protein translates to MMKQVKIKLPLRALTLASGLLLTVSSFAQTNAIKGHVKDASGEPVMGATITVNGKAVGITDMDGNFSVDAAPGANLTFTYLGMTPQTVKASSNMNITLEDDSKSLNEIVVIGYGVAKKNDLTGSVTALKPDEKNHGIITSAQDMIQGKIAGVNVNSATGAPGEGAQIRIRGGASLTASNNPLIVIDGMPMDNNDTKGVNNPLSLVNPNDIESFTVLKDASATAIYGSRGSNGVIIITTKKGRSGQKPQVSYNGTVSVSTIGKKLDVMNASEYVDFIKNYYGEGSSAYQGLGWKEYNADGTPNYAAGTYDTDWQDEIYRAAVSHEHNVSLSGGINKKSWSMPYRVSVGYTGQEGILKGSDYKRVTAGFNLSPSLLNKHLNLNVNGKYSYSKTVPGGQDAVGAAITMDPTRPVKSSDEKFKNWGGYWQWAQESKSYDPTFPYDRNSDAPANPVEKVENYGFNKSAHVLLGNIEADYKIHGFEDLHLHVNLAGEYTTGGEYDHKNPQSTYAYYYGGESENTEKKYNVVATAYAQYTKDFNKANHFDITAGYEYSHMKYWGDQWSRTMYPSTYEGKNDKGEALAGTEKAYDTSRWRGQTYLVSWYGRANYSLLDRYLLTFTARYDGSSRFADGHRWGFFPAAAFAWRVKEESFLKDVDAISDLKLRLGWGKTGQQDTGKEYYTATYKKSTSNHFLYPIGGGDNTGLLYRPLAYNDDLTWETTTTWNVGLDYGMFDQRLVLNFDAYYRKTTDLLSETTIPAGQNFDNKLLKNAGTLENKGFEVAVTGRPIQTKDWFVELSVNAAYNKNEITELAGGRDMIEAGMTVGQAQPITYHKVGKPANSFLVFQQVYDENGRPIMGCYVDRNGDGSIDENDRYFYKNIVAPWTGGFSFKVSYKNWDLGSNFRASFGNYLYNGYAESKANTSVLCNPKGYYENCTKEIAALGWTSYNYPRTDYFVQNASFLKCDNITLGYNFDNVLKMGNYKGISGRIYASCSNVFTITKYKGLEPEQTSGKDSNVYPRCRTFLLGLNLNF, encoded by the coding sequence ATGATGAAGCAGGTAAAAATTAAATTGCCTCTCAGAGCGTTGACCCTAGCAAGCGGTCTGCTTCTGACGGTAAGTTCCTTTGCGCAGACAAATGCGATTAAGGGACACGTGAAGGATGCTTCCGGTGAGCCTGTCATGGGTGCTACCATTACAGTGAACGGTAAGGCAGTAGGTATTACCGACATGGATGGTAACTTCTCTGTTGACGCAGCTCCAGGTGCCAATCTTACTTTCACCTATCTGGGTATGACACCACAAACGGTGAAGGCATCTAGTAACATGAACATTACCTTGGAAGATGACTCTAAGTCTTTGAACGAAATCGTTGTCATCGGTTATGGTGTAGCTAAGAAGAACGACTTGACTGGTTCTGTTACTGCACTCAAGCCAGATGAGAAGAACCATGGTATCATTACATCTGCACAGGATATGATCCAGGGTAAGATTGCCGGTGTAAACGTTAACTCTGCAACGGGTGCTCCTGGTGAAGGTGCACAGATCCGTATTCGTGGTGGTGCTTCTCTTACTGCGAGCAACAACCCATTGATTGTTATCGATGGTATGCCTATGGATAACAATGATACAAAGGGTGTTAACAACCCTCTTTCTCTTGTCAATCCTAACGATATCGAGAGCTTCACTGTATTGAAAGATGCTTCTGCTACAGCCATCTATGGTTCCCGTGGTTCTAATGGTGTCATCATCATTACCACCAAGAAGGGTCGTAGCGGTCAGAAGCCACAGGTTTCTTACAATGGTACAGTCTCAGTAAGTACTATTGGTAAGAAGTTGGATGTGATGAACGCATCAGAATACGTTGACTTCATCAAGAACTATTATGGCGAAGGTTCATCTGCCTACCAAGGCTTAGGTTGGAAGGAATACAATGCTGATGGTACACCTAACTATGCTGCCGGCACATACGATACCGACTGGCAGGATGAGATTTACCGTGCAGCTGTCAGCCATGAGCATAATGTCAGCTTATCAGGTGGCATCAATAAGAAATCATGGTCAATGCCTTACCGTGTCAGCGTTGGTTACACAGGTCAGGAAGGTATCCTGAAGGGTTCTGACTACAAGCGTGTTACAGCTGGCTTCAATCTCAGTCCTTCTCTGCTCAACAAGCACCTCAACCTGAATGTAAATGGTAAGTATTCTTACTCAAAGACAGTTCCTGGTGGACAGGATGCCGTTGGTGCAGCTATCACAATGGACCCTACCCGTCCTGTTAAGAGCAGTGACGAAAAATTCAAGAATTGGGGCGGCTATTGGCAGTGGGCACAAGAGAGTAAATCATACGACCCAACCTTCCCATACGACCGCAATTCCGATGCTCCAGCCAACCCTGTTGAAAAGGTAGAGAACTACGGCTTTAACAAGAGTGCACACGTTCTCTTGGGTAACATAGAGGCAGACTATAAGATTCACGGTTTCGAAGACCTTCATCTGCATGTCAACTTAGCAGGTGAATATACCACCGGTGGTGAGTATGATCACAAGAATCCACAGTCTACCTACGCATACTACTATGGTGGAGAAAGTGAAAATACAGAAAAGAAGTATAACGTTGTAGCAACAGCCTATGCTCAATATACCAAGGACTTCAACAAGGCTAACCACTTTGATATCACAGCTGGTTACGAGTATAGCCACATGAAATATTGGGGAGACCAATGGAGCAGAACCATGTATCCATCTACCTACGAAGGAAAGAATGACAAGGGTGAAGCTCTTGCTGGTACAGAAAAGGCTTACGATACTAGCAGATGGAGAGGTCAGACTTATCTCGTGAGCTGGTATGGTCGTGCCAACTATTCTTTGTTGGATCGTTACCTTCTTACATTTACCGCACGTTATGATGGTTCTAGCCGATTTGCAGACGGACACCGTTGGGGTTTCTTCCCTGCTGCAGCCTTCGCATGGCGTGTTAAAGAAGAAAGTTTCTTGAAAGATGTTGACGCAATCAGCGACTTGAAACTTCGTTTGGGTTGGGGTAAGACTGGTCAGCAGGATACTGGTAAAGAGTATTATACCGCTACATACAAGAAGAGTACAAGTAATCACTTCCTCTATCCTATCGGTGGCGGCGACAACACTGGATTGCTCTATCGTCCATTGGCATACAATGATGACCTGACTTGGGAGACAACCACTACTTGGAACGTCGGTCTCGATTACGGTATGTTCGACCAGAGACTGGTTCTCAACTTTGATGCATATTACCGCAAGACTACTGACCTTCTGAGTGAAACAACCATCCCAGCAGGCCAGAACTTCGACAACAAACTGTTGAAGAATGCTGGTACCTTGGAGAATAAGGGTTTTGAAGTTGCTGTAACAGGTCGTCCTATCCAGACCAAAGACTGGTTTGTTGAATTGAGCGTGAACGCAGCCTACAACAAGAACGAGATTACTGAGCTTGCAGGCGGTCGCGATATGATTGAAGCAGGAATGACGGTAGGTCAAGCCCAGCCAATCACCTATCATAAGGTAGGTAAGCCAGCCAACTCTTTCTTGGTTTTCCAGCAGGTATACGATGAGAACGGACGCCCTATCATGGGTTGCTACGTAGACCGCAATGGTGATGGTTCTATTGACGAGAACGATAGATACTTCTACAAGAATATCGTAGCTCCTTGGACAGGCGGTTTCAGCTTCAAGGTTTCATACAAGAACTGGGATCTTGGAAGTAACTTCCGTGCAAGTTTTGGAAACTATCTCTACAACGGATACGCAGAAAGCAAGGCTAACACTTCTGTTCTCTGTAATCCAAAGGGATATTATGAGAATTGTACAAAGGAAATAGCAGCCTTAGGTTGGACTTCCTACAACTATCCTCGTACCGATTACTTTGTACAGAATGCAAGCTTCTTGAAGTGTGACAACATTACTTTGGGTTATAATTTTGACAATGTATTGAAGATGGGTAACTACAAGGGTATCTCAGGTCGTATCTACGCATCATGCTCTAATGTATTTACTATCACAAAGTACAAAGGTCTCGAGCCGGAACAGACATCAGGTAAGGACAGCAACGTATATCCACGCTGCCGCACATTCCTGCTCGGTTTGAACCTCAACTTCTAA
- a CDS encoding LacI family DNA-binding transcriptional regulator has product MGDKETITMKDIARNLGVSVATVSRALKDSSRISTAQKERIQKYAREHNFFPNFLGEALRHNKVKPMKVIGVIVPQVVHYYFMSVLSGIEEEARARGYRVMVAQSNERYDKEVAICEDFYQNKVCGIIVSQAKDTKQYDHFEKLLQNGVPLIFYDRICTGVNCSRVVVDDYMGAFTAVTHMIDTGCKKIAFYGSPMNLEISKNRYNGYHDALVKHGLTENPDWVKICDDRANAEAITPDILIEEDRPDAFFAINDDTAIGILYTAKRMGFKVPEEISICGFTNGDRAKACDPMLTTVEQRGVAVGEEAANILIGQVEGSIPRDVVEKRVVRTRLVVRGTTR; this is encoded by the coding sequence ATGGGCGATAAAGAAACAATAACAATGAAAGATATTGCTCGCAACCTGGGCGTAAGTGTTGCCACAGTGAGCCGGGCATTGAAGGACAGTTCTCGTATCAGTACTGCCCAAAAGGAGCGTATTCAGAAATACGCACGTGAACATAACTTCTTCCCTAACTTTCTGGGTGAGGCTTTAAGACATAATAAGGTGAAGCCGATGAAGGTGATTGGAGTTATTGTACCTCAGGTGGTACACTATTACTTCATGTCGGTGCTTTCGGGCATCGAGGAAGAGGCTAGAGCCAGAGGTTACCGTGTGATGGTGGCGCAGAGTAACGAGCGCTACGATAAGGAGGTGGCCATCTGTGAAGACTTCTATCAGAATAAGGTTTGTGGCATCATCGTTTCGCAGGCGAAGGATACCAAGCAGTATGACCATTTCGAAAAACTGCTGCAGAATGGGGTGCCGCTCATCTTCTATGATAGAATATGTACGGGCGTGAACTGCTCGCGAGTGGTGGTAGATGACTATATGGGTGCCTTTACTGCCGTTACCCACATGATTGATACGGGCTGCAAGAAGATTGCCTTCTACGGCTCGCCGATGAATCTGGAAATCTCCAAGAACCGATATAACGGTTATCATGATGCGCTGGTAAAGCATGGTTTGACGGAGAACCCTGACTGGGTGAAGATCTGCGATGACCGTGCCAATGCCGAAGCAATAACGCCGGATATTCTGATAGAGGAAGATCGTCCGGATGCTTTCTTCGCCATCAATGATGATACGGCAATCGGCATCCTCTATACCGCCAAGCGGATGGGGTTCAAGGTGCCTGAAGAAATCAGCATCTGCGGATTCACCAATGGTGACCGTGCCAAGGCGTGCGACCCGATGCTTACTACGGTTGAGCAGCGAGGTGTAGCCGTAGGCGAGGAAGCTGCCAATATTCTGATAGGTCAGGTGGAAGGCTCCATCCCTAGAGATGTGGTGGAGAAGCGAGTGGTGAGAACACGACTCGTGGTGAGAGGAACAACAAGATAA
- a CDS encoding MFS transporter, giving the protein MKQKPDLSFWKLWNLSFGFFGVQIAYALQSANISRIFATLGADPHNLSYFWILPPLMGILVQPIVGTLSDKTWCRFGRRIPYLFVGATIAVLVMCLLPNAGSLGLTVSGAMLFGLIALMFLDTSINMAMQPFKMLVGDMVNEKQKAKAYSIQSFLCNAGSVAGYIFPFLFTFLGIKNYAEKGVVPDSVIWSFYIGAAILILCVIYTTMKVKEWNPQQYADYNEAKSEEGGVKNSNAEASEDKAGWITLLRKAPSTFWKVGLVQFFCWAGFLYLWNYSTGAIAETVWNTTDPASEAFQEAGNWVGILFAVQAVGSVVWAVILPQFKDTKVAYAVSLVIGGVGFALIPFLHDQYLQFIPFLMIGAGWAAMLAMPFTFVTNALQGYGHMGAYLGLFNGTICIPQIVAAICGGTVLSLVGSHQSDMMIVAGILLIAGALSVSIIKDKKSE; this is encoded by the coding sequence ATGAAACAAAAACCTGATTTAAGTTTCTGGAAGCTCTGGAACTTGAGCTTCGGATTTTTCGGAGTACAGATTGCCTACGCCCTACAGAGCGCCAACATCTCCCGAATCTTTGCAACGTTGGGTGCTGACCCACACAACTTGAGTTATTTCTGGATTCTCCCACCTCTGATGGGAATCCTGGTTCAGCCTATCGTGGGCACGTTGAGCGATAAGACGTGGTGCCGCTTCGGTCGCCGCATCCCTTATCTCTTTGTGGGTGCTACGATTGCCGTCCTGGTGATGTGCCTGCTGCCGAACGCCGGTTCGCTCGGACTGACCGTGAGTGGTGCGATGCTCTTCGGACTGATAGCGCTGATGTTCCTCGATACGAGCATCAACATGGCGATGCAGCCGTTCAAGATGCTGGTAGGCGATATGGTAAATGAAAAACAGAAGGCAAAGGCTTACTCTATCCAGAGTTTCCTCTGCAATGCCGGTTCTGTAGCCGGATATATCTTCCCATTCCTCTTTACCTTCCTCGGTATCAAGAATTATGCTGAGAAGGGTGTGGTTCCTGATTCTGTTATCTGGTCGTTCTATATCGGTGCGGCTATCCTGATTCTCTGTGTTATCTACACCACAATGAAGGTGAAAGAGTGGAATCCACAGCAGTATGCGGACTATAATGAAGCGAAGAGTGAAGAGGGAGGAGTGAAGAATTCTAATGCTGAGGCTTCTGAAGACAAGGCTGGTTGGATTACTTTGCTGCGCAAGGCGCCATCTACCTTCTGGAAGGTGGGACTGGTTCAGTTCTTCTGCTGGGCTGGTTTCCTTTATCTCTGGAATTATTCTACGGGAGCCATCGCTGAAACCGTATGGAATACGACCGATCCTGCTTCTGAAGCATTTCAGGAGGCAGGCAACTGGGTGGGCATTCTCTTTGCAGTTCAGGCGGTAGGTAGTGTAGTTTGGGCTGTGATTCTCCCTCAGTTTAAGGATACGAAGGTGGCATACGCTGTCAGTCTGGTTATCGGCGGTGTGGGTTTTGCCCTGATACCTTTCCTGCATGACCAGTATCTGCAGTTTATTCCGTTCCTGATGATTGGTGCCGGTTGGGCAGCCATGCTGGCGATGCCTTTCACCTTTGTTACCAATGCTTTGCAGGGATATGGTCACATGGGTGCTTATCTCGGTCTGTTTAATGGAACCATCTGTATCCCTCAGATTGTGGCTGCCATCTGCGGTGGAACTGTCCTGAGTCTGGTGGGTTCTCATCAGAGCGATATGATGATTGTGGCAGGTATCCTGCTGATTGCGGGTGCGCTGTCTGTGAGTATCATCAAGGATAAGAAATCAGAATAA
- a CDS encoding 4-alpha-glucanotransferase codes for MTIQFNIDYRVMFGEHIAVNIQSGEEVLKLPLQTSDGEMWACDWCVESPEKSYTYYYSVEREGRAVKTEWLMIKHQLDVNARKAAVYTLYDHWKAMPEDAYLYSSAFTDCINHQAPQEMKPETGSKIVRLIVRAPQLRDGERLGVLGADKALGAWDVQKILPMTQHTYNEWVADIDATHLEGSHLEFKFVAFRNAKNELLWETSMNRTVDLPEMKAGELVSYELDQAFFALYNRKLAGTQVPVFSLRTRKSAGIGDFGDLKTMIDFVASTGQKVLQLLPINDTTITHTWTDSYPYSCISVFAIHPQYADLHALPELKDAKARTEAEKTRAELNALDKIDYEKVNDFKINYLRQIFNQEGEKMMKTAEYKAFFQDTELWLVPYAQYSYLRDKNGTADFNQWPDHQVWDEAERKALADPKTAAYKNVAFFYFVQFVLDRQMQEAHEHAKAKGVILKGDIPIGVNRNGCDVWTEPKYFNLNGQAGAPPDDFSVNGQNWGFPTYNWFEMLKDGCQWWNRRFQNMARYFDAYRIDHVLGFFRIWEIPVHSVHGLLGQFAPALAMSREEIESYGLHFQEDRFTRPFITDWVLNRVFHERAGEVKEKYLDRLDDERYQMKPEVDTQRKVEALFADVTDEKELWLRDGLYALISDVLFVRDHTNPGVFHPRISAQLDFIYESLYDNDKAAFNRLYNDYFYRRNNQFWYQEAMKKLPKLVQATRMLVCAEDLGMVPDCVPWVMDELKILSLELQSMPKDPSVKFGHLSRNPYRSVCTISSHDMPTLRMWWDENVQRTQEYYNTMLYRQGPAPHPLPGWLASDIISRHLTSPSMLCILSIQDWLATDEALRLPDADAERINIPANPKHYWRYRMHLNIEDLAADKRFVQNITEMISQSGRV; via the coding sequence ATGACAATACAGTTTAATATAGATTATAGAGTGATGTTTGGTGAGCATATCGCTGTTAACATCCAGAGTGGAGAGGAAGTTCTGAAGCTTCCACTCCAGACCTCAGATGGGGAAATGTGGGCATGCGACTGGTGTGTTGAATCACCAGAAAAATCGTATACCTATTATTATAGTGTAGAACGTGAAGGAAGAGCAGTCAAGACCGAATGGCTTATGATTAAGCATCAGCTCGATGTAAATGCCAGGAAGGCTGCGGTTTATACCCTTTACGATCATTGGAAGGCTATGCCTGAGGATGCTTACCTCTACAGCAGTGCCTTTACCGATTGTATTAATCATCAGGCTCCACAGGAGATGAAGCCGGAAACGGGCAGCAAGATTGTGCGTCTGATAGTCCGTGCTCCTCAGCTTCGCGATGGTGAGCGTCTGGGTGTATTGGGTGCAGATAAAGCATTGGGTGCCTGGGATGTGCAGAAGATTCTTCCGATGACTCAGCATACCTATAATGAATGGGTTGCTGATATTGATGCGACTCATCTTGAGGGCAGCCATCTGGAGTTTAAGTTCGTTGCTTTCAGAAATGCGAAGAACGAGCTTCTCTGGGAAACCAGCATGAACAGAACCGTGGATTTGCCGGAGATGAAGGCAGGTGAGTTGGTATCTTATGAACTCGACCAGGCATTCTTCGCTCTCTATAACCGCAAACTTGCCGGAACGCAGGTGCCTGTATTCTCATTGCGTACCCGTAAGAGTGCCGGTATCGGTGACTTTGGTGACCTGAAGACCATGATTGATTTTGTGGCTTCTACCGGTCAGAAGGTACTCCAGCTCCTTCCTATCAATGATACCACCATCACTCATACATGGACCGACAGTTATCCATACAGCTGCATCAGCGTCTTCGCTATTCATCCGCAGTATGCCGACCTCCATGCTCTCCCTGAGCTGAAGGATGCTAAGGCTCGTACTGAGGCTGAGAAGACACGTGCTGAGTTGAACGCACTGGATAAGATAGATTACGAGAAAGTAAATGATTTCAAGATAAATTACTTGCGCCAAATCTTCAATCAGGAAGGTGAAAAGATGATGAAGACAGCCGAATATAAGGCTTTCTTCCAGGATACTGAACTGTGGCTGGTTCCTTACGCACAGTATTCATACCTGCGTGATAAGAATGGTACGGCTGATTTCAATCAGTGGCCAGATCATCAGGTATGGGATGAGGCTGAGCGCAAGGCGCTTGCCGACCCTAAGACTGCTGCTTACAAGAACGTGGCGTTCTTCTATTTCGTACAGTTCGTACTGGACCGCCAGATGCAGGAGGCTCACGAGCATGCCAAGGCTAAGGGCGTTATTTTGAAGGGTGATATTCCAATCGGCGTAAACCGCAATGGTTGCGATGTATGGACGGAACCTAAATACTTCAACCTCAATGGTCAGGCGGGTGCTCCACCTGATGACTTCTCTGTCAATGGTCAGAACTGGGGATTCCCTACCTATAACTGGTTTGAGATGCTGAAGGATGGCTGCCAGTGGTGGAACCGCCGTTTCCAGAACATGGCAAGATATTTTGATGCTTACCGCATCGACCACGTATTGGGCTTCTTCCGTATCTGGGAGATTCCGGTACATAGCGTACATGGATTGCTCGGACAGTTTGCACCGGCGCTTGCCATGAGCCGTGAAGAGATAGAAAGCTATGGTTTGCACTTCCAGGAAGACCGTTTTACCCGTCCGTTCATTACCGATTGGGTATTGAACCGTGTGTTCCATGAGCGTGCCGGCGAGGTAAAGGAGAAGTATCTCGACCGTCTGGATGACGAGCGTTATCAGATGAAACCAGAGGTAGATACCCAGCGCAAGGTAGAGGCACTCTTTGCTGATGTAACAGATGAGAAGGAACTCTGGCTGCGTGATGGCTTGTATGCCCTGATTAGCGATGTACTCTTTGTGCGTGATCATACCAACCCTGGCGTCTTCCATCCACGTATCTCAGCCCAGCTCGACTTTATCTACGAGTCGCTCTATGATAATGACAAGGCTGCGTTCAACCGCCTTTACAACGACTATTTCTATCGCCGCAACAACCAGTTCTGGTATCAGGAGGCGATGAAAAAGTTGCCTAAGCTGGTTCAGGCTACCCGCATGCTGGTTTGTGCCGAAGACCTCGGCATGGTGCCAGACTGTGTGCCTTGGGTAATGGACGAGTTGAAGATATTGAGTCTGGAACTCCAAAGCATGCCAAAGGATCCATCGGTTAAGTTCGGACATCTGAGCCGTAACCCATACCGCTCGGTATGTACTATTTCGAGCCACGATATGCCTACTCTGCGTATGTGGTGGGATGAGAATGTCCAGCGTACCCAGGAGTATTACAATACGATGCTCTACCGTCAGGGACCAGCACCTCATCCACTCCCAGGCTGGTTGGCTAGCGACATCATCAGCCGCCATCTTACCTCTCCATCCATGCTCTGCATATTGAGCATCCAGGACTGGTTGGCTACCGATGAGGCTCTCCGTCTGCCTGATGCTGATGCTGAGCGTATCAATATCCCGGCTAACCCTAAGCATTACTGGCGTTACCGCATGCACCTCAACATAGAGGATCTGGCTGCTGACAAGCGTTTCGTGCAGAATATCACAGAGATGATTTCGCAGTCTGGAAGAGTCTAA
- a CDS encoding glycoside hydrolase family 97 protein — MKKLNVLVMGLLLPMLAAAQTVKSPNGNVSVTFSLTEKGQPTYEMSYKGKTVCKPSHLGLELAKDKHASKGMEETSLMDGFTETGSKTSTFDETWKPVWGETATIRNNYNEMEVNLNQAASKRNITIRFRVYDYGMGLRYEFPQQESLNYFVIQEEHTQFAMAGDHTAYWIPGDYDTQEYDYNITPLTGIRPIIAKNREAYKSNSSTTVFSDTGVQTSLQMKTKDGLYINIHEAACLDYPTMHLNLDEKTLTFESWLTPDAVGRKGFIQTPFNTPWRTVMVSDDARDMLSCKLTLNLNEPCKIKDTSWIHPTKYCGVWWNMIVGTKTWSYTNDLPSVRLGVTDYSKCKPNGTHGATNEEVKRYIDFAAKNGLQEVLVEGWNEGWEDWFGHQKLDVFDFVTPYPDFDIKMLNEYAHSKGVKLMMHHETSSAALNYERHLEDAFNLMNKYGYDAVKTGYVGDIIPRGEYHYSQLMNNHYQRVIETAAKHHIMVNAHEATRPTGICRTWPNLVGNESARGTEYEAFGGNKSYHTVMLPFTRLQGGPMDYTPGIFETKLSEWSNNKSYVHTTLCGQLSLYLVMYSPLQMAADLPEHYEKYDDAFQFIRDVACDWDDSKYLEAEPAKYITVARKAKGTDNWFVGGKTDAARTAVVKLDFLDKGKKYACAIYQDGKNADYEKNPKSYQIIHKTVKKGDVLKINEARGGGFAISLLAK, encoded by the coding sequence ATGAAAAAACTGAATGTATTAGTGATGGGCCTCTTGCTTCCTATGTTGGCAGCAGCCCAGACCGTTAAATCACCTAACGGCAACGTCTCGGTAACATTCTCTTTGACCGAAAAGGGACAGCCTACCTATGAGATGAGCTATAAGGGAAAGACTGTATGTAAGCCATCCCACTTAGGATTGGAACTGGCTAAGGATAAACATGCCTCTAAGGGTATGGAGGAAACCAGCCTGATGGATGGTTTTACTGAAACCGGCAGCAAGACATCGACCTTCGATGAAACCTGGAAGCCGGTATGGGGCGAGACTGCCACCATCCGCAATAACTATAACGAGATGGAGGTAAACCTGAACCAGGCTGCTTCTAAGCGTAACATTACCATCCGTTTCCGTGTATATGATTATGGTATGGGCTTGCGCTATGAGTTCCCACAACAGGAAAGTCTGAATTATTTTGTCATCCAGGAGGAGCATACCCAGTTTGCCATGGCAGGCGATCATACCGCTTACTGGATTCCTGGTGATTATGATACACAGGAGTATGATTACAACATTACTCCATTGACAGGCATCCGCCCAATTATTGCGAAAAACCGTGAAGCTTACAAGAGCAATTCATCTACCACCGTCTTCTCTGATACTGGTGTTCAGACCTCTCTCCAGATGAAGACCAAGGACGGGCTCTACATCAACATTCATGAGGCTGCCTGCCTGGATTATCCTACCATGCACCTCAATCTGGATGAGAAAACATTGACTTTCGAGTCTTGGCTCACTCCTGATGCCGTAGGCAGAAAGGGATTCATCCAGACACCATTCAATACCCCTTGGCGTACCGTGATGGTAAGTGATGATGCACGTGATATGCTTTCATGCAAGTTGACATTGAACCTTAACGAGCCTTGCAAGATTAAGGATACATCCTGGATTCATCCTACCAAGTACTGCGGTGTATGGTGGAACATGATTGTAGGCACCAAGACCTGGAGCTATACCAACGACTTGCCTTCTGTTCGCCTCGGTGTAACTGATTACAGCAAGTGCAAGCCTAACGGTACCCATGGTGCAACCAACGAGGAAGTAAAGCGCTACATCGACTTTGCTGCCAAGAACGGTTTGCAGGAAGTATTGGTAGAAGGCTGGAACGAAGGTTGGGAAGACTGGTTCGGTCATCAGAAGCTCGATGTTTTCGACTTCGTGACTCCATATCCTGACTTCGATATCAAGATGCTCAACGAATATGCTCACTCTAAGGGTGTGAAGCTGATGATGCACCACGAGACATCTTCTGCAGCTCTCAACTACGAGCGCCACCTGGAAGATGCCTTCAACCTGATGAACAAATATGGTTATGATGCCGTGAAGACCGGTTATGTGGGAGATATCATCCCAAGAGGTGAGTATCACTACAGCCAGTTGATGAATAATCACTACCAGCGTGTCATCGAGACCGCTGCCAAGCATCATATCATGGTGAATGCCCACGAGGCAACCCGTCCTACAGGTATCTGCCGCACCTGGCCTAACCTGGTTGGCAACGAGAGTGCACGTGGTACAGAATATGAGGCATTTGGCGGTAACAAGTCTTATCATACCGTAATGTTGCCATTCACCCGTCTGCAGGGTGGTCCGATGGATTATACTCCTGGTATCTTCGAGACCAAGCTTTCTGAGTGGAGCAACAATAAGAGTTATGTTCATACCACTCTCTGTGGTCAGCTTTCTCTCTATCTCGTAATGTACAGTCCTTTGCAGATGGCTGCCGATCTTCCAGAGCATTATGAGAAGTACGATGATGCCTTCCAGTTTATCCGCGACGTAGCTTGCGACTGGGATGACTCCAAGTATCTGGAGGCAGAGCCAGCCAAGTATATCACCGTAGCCCGCAAGGCAAAGGGAACCGACAACTGGTTTGTAGGCGGTAAGACTGATGCAGCCCGCACAGCTGTAGTAAAACTCGACTTCCTGGATAAGGGCAAGAAGTATGCTTGCGCTATTTATCAGGACGGCAAGAATGCTGACTACGAGAAGAACCCTAAATCTTATCAGATCATCCACAAGACTGTGAAGAAGGGTGATGTTTTGAAGATTAATGAAGCACGTGGTGGTGGTTTCGCCATCTCTTTGCTCGCTAAATAA